The Oncorhynchus gorbuscha isolate QuinsamMale2020 ecotype Even-year linkage group LG04, OgorEven_v1.0, whole genome shotgun sequence genome includes the window GAGGAGTTCGTGGGACTCATTTCTATAGCAAGTAGTTTTTGGCAATCTGCTCGTCATACAGGATAAATAAAATGTTTATAAATTTAATGAAACTCGCGACCTGTGTGGTCCCCCTTACAAAACACGTCAACGTTTGGGGAGGTAGTGAGTGTGGGGGAACACAAGCCCCCTAGCAGTCGACAGAAAGCATTCCATTGCTAGAAGCTCACATCTGCACCCACTGCTCCACTTTTAAGTGCAGAAAAAAACAAATCTGTTCCTTTTTAACGATAACTCGATGAGTGAAACCTCTATGAAAACCGTCGCACAGTGAGGGTTTCACTTAAAGTTCTACTAATTGTCGCCCTTTTCACTCTCCCTCACGCTGTTCTTTCTAGTGAGTTTTTAAGCCCTGATTGATAGAACAGAATGGAAGAGAATAGTATTTTCTGGCCCGTTTCACCCCAATTGTGTCAGATTGGCCATGCAGTGGCACAGTGTCTTTCTAGGCTGAAGATTGTTCACGCCCTGCGCCTATCAATAGAGGAAGGTTTCAGCATCAATATATTTTACAGCTCTCCCCTTTCACACCGCACTTGAAAACTACCAATAGCTCAGGCTTCTCTGCTATTGAAATGCTAACTAACGTGTTTTGAAAAAAGCGATTGGAAAAACCCGTAGCGACACCCGGGCCGTCTAGAAATGTCACAAAGCAGTTTCTGGCTGGCTTCTCCCTGAACAACACTGTACACTTTTGCAAAAAGCCTTTGATTATGCCAGATGGCTGAGCTTATTTTCAGACTTCACTGGAAGGTAATGTTGCCACTAATAATggttataataaaaaataataacatcATTATAAATGTGGTTATAACAATGGTTATAACAACTGTGACATAATCATTTTGCCTTTCAGTATTGTAATGATAATAATTTCATGATAATAATCAGGGGCTAATATGGATTTTGGATTAAATTCCGTTTGTCATGAATTCAACAATCACTAATCAACAAACATTCCGATGACGTTGTATTTTTGTCTCCACCTAGTGTTCAGAACATTAGGTTTTGGTTTTATAGCGTCAAACGATGGCTACTGTCAAACGATGGCTTGAGTTTGGTCAGACTGGCTGGAAAACAAATGGAGAAACATGAAGCATACATCATAAAAATATGTTTATTATGGTTTCAACAGTCAGTCAAAAATCAATACGTTTCATACAGCACTGAACAACAAAGATGATGTAAAAGAAGCAAAGAATCGACAGGAAACAGAAACATCATGAACAACATGTCTCTTCCTGAAATATCATCATGAGATCAACCTGAATCACCCCATAGGGTGACTGGAAATGAAATAATGTATTTTTGTTGGCTTTATAGTATCATTGCAGGTCACACATTTTAATACAGATAGGTATGTATAGGTGATCAGGCTCTGTAAGACTTGAGTAACAATTCATTATATTCACACTTGTTTGTTTTGCTTCATGGAACTGACAAGAAAGCACAAAGTAGCTATCACATAAAACAAGCGACTAAGGCATGTTCACCATCCTTTCTTCAAATGCAATTACTGTAATGTCACGAAAGGACTGTTCAACTATTACAAGACATGAACCACTGCATTTaagaaatatatactgtatattactgtaattCAAATAAGGTTGACAAAcccctctcctgctctcaccTGCGTCTTTATTTAGTGATACAACAACAAATCAGACAAATATCAAGTACTATATGTTCATATATGTTCATAGTATTGTGTACTTATTAAACACTATGACCAGCACTCAGCCAGAGGATGACATTTTCAAAGACAGCATTTGGCAACGACACCAAACCACCAGCACAAAACAACACTGAGATGGAGAGGTCATGGTCAATATGAGGACAGGTTAAAGGCTAGAGTTGAAAGGTTAGATGGGTTGGCATCACAGAGGACGAGCTGTCTCTTAGCAAGGCCCCAACGAGTTAATGACCATAGTCTAGATGGACAACAGAACAGGCTAACCGCAAATACATTTACACCTGCGATAGATATAACAGACACTTGGTTTGTAATGTACTGAATGTGGTCCCAAGACAAGAAAGTTTGATTTAGTCTCACACTTAATATGACTAGTTGATATACTTTGTGCCATTGTCTAAATGGTTTTCTGCGAAGGGTCTTTGGCATAATACTATTACTCTGATTCCCCCACAGCTTAGACAGTGTTTACTCTCATTCCCCCACAGTTTAGACATTGTTTACTCTGATTCCCCCACAGCTTAGACAGTGTTTACTCTGATTCCCCCACAGCTTAGACAGTGTTTACTCTGATTCCTTGGCCAGGAGCTGCTGcagtatgtttgtgtatgtgaggCAGTgttgactgtatgtgtgtgtattcaaAGCAACATGACTATCAACGTTTGTACATGATCATAGATCACATCATATCTTACACAGAACCTTTGTTGTACAGATAAAGAgagtaagggagggagagagagagagcatgaattcagtcagccagccagatcACATGAGATTACACTTCTCAGCAGACTGTTTGAGGTCTTCCAGCGTGGCCTGGGCCTTGTCCTTCAGCTGGTCCATGTCCACATTCTGGATGTTAGTCAGCTGGCCCAGGACAGACGTTTTGGACGCCTCCTCCTTGTTGTCATCAGCGATCATCTTGGCTAGCTCTGTGGGCAGCTCCACGTCATCCCCCGCCTGCTGGATCTGAGTGTCATCCAGCTCATTCTGGGTCGCACACAcagtggagacagacacacacacacacaggccaatgGGAGAGGGTGTAGGGAGCGAGGGCAAAGAAAAGGGAGAGGAATGAGATGATTGAGACATAAGGAGAAAAGAAAGAGTACAAACAGAGCACATTTGGATGGTGTTTTTGCTTCAAGGACACAACCTAGATCTGACCCTGTAATAACTGCAATAACATGTAGTAAGAAAATGCTTGAATGAAATATGCAGAATCAGTAATGGATGTACCTTTGGCAGTCTGTATTTGTCCCGGAAGTGACTTCTAACTGTTGCCCGCTCAGCTTTCTTCTGGGCAAAACTAGCATCTCGTTCCTGCCTGGGGAAAACCAGAGAGAAAATGGTTAACAGCGGATTAAATAGTGTCGctgcatgtaaacacacacacacacacacacacacacacacacacacacacacacacacacacacacacacacacacacacacacacacacacacacacacacacacacacacacacacacacacacacacacacacacacacacacacacacacacacaacgtttgCAAAGGTGGGATAATCTCGAGGCATTACTCAAATTGATGCTTCATAACAAACGCCTCCTTCAGTCCAACTCCATAATTAGACGGAAGGATTAAGGATTTAACAGCATTAGTGGCAATGTGATGACAGATGCTATAATGATGATTTAATTAATCCATAAGGCTTTTTGTAATGTCAACATGTCACGGTCTTTAGTATGGAACGTTGATAGATTTGCTTGTAATGTGATGTATCACAAATGCACAAATTCATTGGTTACTATTAACCACATAGCTCAGCCATCGCAGTTAGAGTGTTGGCCCAGTAATGAAAAGGTCGCTGCTTCGAATACCTGAGCCAATAAGGTGAAAAATCTGACGATGTGCCCTTGAACAAAGTACTTAACTCTAATTTacacagctcccgctcagcccagtcaaaactgtttgctgctctggccccccaatggtggaacaaactccctcacgacgccaggacagcggagtcaatcaccaccttccggagacacctgaaaccccacctctttaaggaatacctaggataggataagtaatccctctcaccccccccccgttaagatttagatgcactattgtaaagtgactgttccactggatgttataaggtgaatgcaccaatttgtaagtcgctctggataagagcgtctgctaaatgacttaaatgtaaaatgtaaatgtagatttgCTCCAGGACGCCATAGTACTATGGCGACCCtgtaaacaacacatttcactgcttctatctggtgtatgtgacaataataTATTTTTATACCACTGTGGATCTCATAGTGAGGGCTGAAACAAAAGAACACAGGGAGCCCTCTGCTGAGCTGCACTCTGACTCAAGAGTCCATGCCAACAGAAGGTGGACAAGCAGCAGTAACACCtgggggtagaggagaagggagggaggcagagagagggagaacaacagagagaggttTTGCTCTTGCAGTCAGATCCAGATGCAGTCTATTGCCGGTCCACTGCTCAACTGGGGAATTATATTCAGACTTCTGGGATGTAAAGCAGcattcactgactgactgactgactcactgactgactagcACTCACCGATTTCTACAGCTGCTAACTTAGTGAGCCCACAGAAACCTAGGATCACACCACTCTACAGAACTCTACACCCTTCCAACCCAGAACCTAGGATGACACCACTCTACAGAACTTTACACCCTTCAAACCCAGAGTCTAGGACAACACCACTCTACAGAACTCTACACCCTTCCAACCCAGAGCCTAGGACAACACCACTCTACAGAACTCTACACCCTTCCAACCCAGAGCCTAGGACAACACCACTCTACAGAACTCTACACCCTTCCAACCCAGAGCCTAGGACAACACCACTCTACAGAACTCTACACCCTTCCAACCCAGAGCCTAGGACAACACCACTCTACAGAGCTCTACACCCTCTGAACCCAGAACCACACCACTCTACAGAACTCTACACCCTTCCAACCCAGAGCCTAGGACAACACCACTCTACAGAACTCTACACCCTTCAAACCCAGAGCCTAGGACAACACCACTCTACAGAACTCTACACCTTTCCAACCAAGAGCCTAGGACAACACCACTCTACAGAACTCTACACCCTTCAAACCCAGAGCCTAGGACAACACCACTCTACAGAACTCTACACCCTTCCAACCCAGAGCCTAGGACAACACCACTCTACAGAACTCTACACCCTTCCAACCAAGAGCCTAGGACAACACCACTCTACAGAACTCTACACCCTTCCAACCCAGAGCCTAGGACCACACCACTCTacagaactatacaccctctgaACCCAGAACCACACCACTCTACAGAACTCTACACCCTCTGAACCCAGAACCTAGGACCACACCACTCTacagaactatacaccctctgaACCCAGAACCACACCACTCTACAGAACTCTACACCTTTCCAACCAAGAGCCTAGGACAACACCACTCTACAGAACTCTACACCCTTCAAACCCAGAGCCTAGGACAACACCACTCTACAGAACTCTACACCCTTCCAACCCAGAGCCTAGGACAACACCACTCTACAGAACTCTACACCCTTCCAACCAAGAGCCTAGGACAACACCACTCTACAGAACTCTACACCCTTCCAACCCAGAGCCTAGGACAACACCACTCTACAGAGCTCTACACCCTCTGAACCCAGAACCTAGGACCACACCACTCTacagaactatacaccctctgaACCCAGAACCACACCACTCTACAGAACTCTACACCCTCTGAACCCAGAACCTAGGACCACACCACTCTacagaactatacaccctctgaACCCAGAACCACACCACTCTACAGAACTCTACACCCTCTGAACCCAGAACCTAGGACCACACCACTCTACAGAACTCTACACCCTCTGAACCCAGAACCTAGGACCACACCACTCTacagaactatacaccctctgaACCCAGAACCACACCACTCTACAGAACTCTACACCCTCTGAACCCAGAACCTAGGACCACACCACTCTacagaactatacaccctctgaACCCAGAACCACACCACTCTACAGAACTCTACACCCTCTGAACCCAGAACCTAGGACCACACCACTCTACAGAACTCTACACCCTCTGAACCCAGAACCTAGGACCACACCACTCTacagaactatacaccctctgaACCCAGAACCACACCACTCTACAGAACTCTACACCCTCTGAACCCAGAACCTAGGACCACACCACTCTacagaactatacaccctctgaACCCAGAACCTAGGATTACTCCACTCCAGAACACTGACTGACTAGCACACCTCATTTTACAGCTGCCAAACCAGTGAATATACACAACCTTGGATCACCTCACTCTACAGCACACCCAGACACCACAACACCCCATCACCATGTCCTCTGCCCTACACCACCATACAAATATCATCATACTGCAAGTCTTATGTTGAGGTAAAACAGATATTTATACTTCACCACCACGTACAGCAATACTGCAATACTACCCATTTGGTAACTCCAGCAGAGGGCAGACAAGAGACAGTTTGTGTTTTCTGTGGCAGCCCTCTTAGTATTACTCAAATAATCTTTGTCCCTAATTTTCCAATAATCAGATTGAAATAGATTGAAAGATTGAAAGACAAGACTAGACCTACAACTTGCACCAAACATTCCGAAGCAGACTCCATGAACCGAGGTGACGTCACGAGACCTATGTGATCATGCCAGCAGTGTGGTCTGATTGACAGCGTGACATCATAGTgcatacatacagtactgtaaataATGGCATGATACATGTGCCATGGCCAATGACAAGGTCATATCCCTATCATTCAGGGGATACAGGGCCAGCCCTGGGCATAAGCAACATAGGTGTTcgcctcttgttatgtcagtcactgacagtcactcaattagcccatgtcagttaATATGTTTTAATTGGTAAATTAGTCTGCCCAACTAtataaacttgtagtaatcatggccaaaTTACCAACCGAGCACGAAGGGTTATCTCCAGGGGGCCCCAAtggattttgttagtcactctcatccagatatcatattaacatgggaAAATGCATgtcaaaatgtatagaatttcaggaaatttgctttaaaatttTACTCTTTTTCTCTCCGCCCATTGGAAAAATGtagaaaacttgctttaaaactccAAAATGTTCACTCCGCTGTCATGAGGGGGGACTAAAATGTTTCTCCCGTGGGCCCCCCCAAACAAATCTCGCCTTGGTCCCCCAAAAGGCTAAGGCTGgccctgagtgtacaaaacattaagaacaccttcctaatattgagtttttttcccctcagaacagcctcaatgcgtcggggcatgaactctacaaggtatcgaaagcgttccacagggacgcttcccacagttggctggatgtcctttgggtggcagACCATTGATGATACACATTGAAAACTGTTGaccatgaaaaacccagcagcgttgcagttcttgacacaaactgatgcacctggcacctattaccataccccgttcaaaggcacttaaatattgtgTTATTCCCttacaccctctgaatggcacaaatacacaatccatgtctcaattgtctcaaggcttaaaaatcattatttaacctgtatcctccccttcatctacactgattgaagtggatttaataagtcacatcaataagggatcatagctttcgcctggattcacctggacagtctatgtcatggaaagaacaggtgttcttaatgttctaTTCACTTAGTGTATATTCACAGTGGCATTACTGTTATCTTGCCCACTGTGAATTAACATGAGCATGTAAACCAccacacagcaacacataaaccATCGCTTTGTGAGAGCCAATGGTAGAGCTCCTGATGGCACTGAGATGACGAGTCTTGTGTCTCTCAAGGGCATCATATAACCAGGGGATGTCATTGTGACTCCTGTGCCTGATAACATGATTATATATGACATGCCACTGCAAACAACCCCATTCTATTCTCCTTGGATTATACAAAGCACTGACACCAGACTTTATGCTATGATCTAGTGTATGGCGGTAGCCACATTATAATAGCCCACCTCCCCTGAAGCCCAGTGTAATGTATGATggtatgggattgaggtcaaagTGGGCTGTGGACAGTTGAGGCTAGTCTCTGAGGGGAGTCAGTGGATGCTCCACCATGTCTGACATGTCAACAGTAAACAGGCTGTTTGTCCTGGAGCCTGGAGCCATGTGACCGTAAGCCAGGGTAGTGCTCTGTAGTAAAACACATTTCTTTTTAATGAAGTATACTTTTCATATAGATACAGGTGTGTGTGGAGGCACTGTACATGATAAGACACATTTCAAGGGTATTTTTTCACAGGACAAGATATATGTTCAGATGTATTAGCTTTTGGAGAGTCATCTGTTTCAAACCTTGAGGACATATTCTCCTCTCACATATGGGAATTTGAAGTAAAGTAAATTAAATTATCAGATGTTTTATGATATGGACAGAGGACAGTCTATGGCTATGGCAATGGGTTTCTTTGTTATACCCAGATAAAAATACATTTCAAGATCAGAGATACTCAACCCAGACTAATTTATTCTTATGAGGAGTCTACTCTTTGTGAACAAAATGAAGATGGAGGCCTACATCACAGGGACATGcatgaaaaggggggggggggtatttggaGAGCTCATTGAGGATGATATTCAAAATGTTACATCAATACATTTTGAGATAAATTGGACATATAAGTAACTGAATTCATGTTCTAGAATGAATCTGAGGACAATTATCAACCTGAAACATTAGGATATGCCTATTGGAAAACGACTCCGTTTTACAATATAATCGGGCATTAAACTCAACTGTGATTACTTACACATTTTTGTTTCTAGTCTATTGTAAGAATTCCAATGGAAACCCGTCCTATATTGCCTAATTCTTGAAACCTGAAAGAAAACTAATTTATCGAGTGTAGCAGCTACGCGGTGAGCTCCGGAGCACGCCGTGGATCCCACTGATGCGTAAAATAGTGCATGGCGCACTGGGGCTAATAAAGGCACGCGCTCAGCTGTGTCTTTACATTGGACATTACACATAATAAACGCCGCTTTATAGTACTCAACCCTTTTAAAATCTATAGGCTATTCAAATGGATCGATAAACTTGGGTTTGTTCTTACTTTTCCTCCTCTAACTGTTGTTGATATTGTTCAAATTCCTCCTGGGTCATTCCTGCCGCTGCGGCTTCCGATTTCTCTCCTTCGGGCTTTTCCTCAGTCAAACCCCCGGTCAGGTTCTTCACATGCCCTCCCACCATTTGTTTCACCATAAAAgccatctttctccctcttaaGAGTCCGTTAACTGACCGGGTCAGAACGTGGACCTTTGATGCGTTCTTGATGAAAGCTGAGTAAATCAATGTATATCCACCGAAGTGTCTCAAAAATATATGGATAAAGTCAATACAATCATCCAAATGTTTTACTCTCGACCCTCAGTCTCGCACCGCTGTAAGGGAATGAGAACCTACGCGTTTCAGCACCTGTGCCAATGGACAGCTCCGCGTTGAGGGTGGAGGTTAGCAAGAGAGGACGTGGCTGCACAAATATCTGAGCCAATAAATTAGACTCTCAACACCACCAATCGTGTTTTTCCCCCCAAACCCAACCCCCACTCCCTCTGCCCAATCCCACGGATCGCTGGATTAAGCGTGCGCTTTCACGATGCGCCCTAGCACCACAAGTGGGTTCCCGTGATTCGCCGTCTGATTTGACTCAGTATTGAGTCAGACAGGCGCTCCTCACATTCACCACGGACTCCGGCAGGGACAGACACACGTGACGAGTCAACTACTGTGTCTGCTAGCTGTTTTGTATGGTTTTGATGCCCGTGCGTCTTTGGGGTCCTTTTGTgcgcttttttgttgttgttgttgtgaaaatCATAGGGTTTCCAAACGCATTTATGTCATATGAAATAATCCGATCCAATTTGATGAAATACAtcacttattattatttttgcatcATTTGTCCTGTGTAGTATAGTCCAATACTATTTTTATTCAAAAGTTAATGTGGAATATCATCTGTTTTCCACTGAGCGCACATAAACATGTGTCTCATATGGAGTGGGGGTGGGTAGTTGTCTGCTgctcagggaaagagagagagagagagagagaaagagagcaagagagagagcagctcCTGCAGGCAAACTGGTGTGTAATTGCATTTGAAAGGAATGTTGCACAAACCTCAATAAACAGTTGTCCATGCCCCTGATAAAGGCTATTTTACTTTATGGTttatacacagaccacacactcaGATCACATCACTCAGATCTATTTGATTCTTCACTGCCAGGTCATTAACAGTGTGTCTCACCTAACCTAGCTCCATACACAACAGTACAGGAAAAGGGTATGGTGTTACAAATGAGTGAGACCAATTAGAGATCAGAATGTTTCCTTTTTCTAGGCCTAAGTGTGTCTGTAGGCCTCTACTGTAGGGGTCGTCATTAAGACAATGTTATTTAAATATTTGGATACAGATCctatctttctttttctctctcttctttccctccctcttgctctctctgcccctctctctccctcctctctctctgcccccctctctttccccctctctctctgccccctctctctgccccctctctctctgcccctctctctccctcctctctttctgccccctctctctccctcctctctctctgccccctctctctccctcctctctctcttccccctctctctcctctctctctccctcctctctctctctgaccccctctctctcctctctctctccctcctctctctcttccctcctctctctctgccccctctctctccctcctctctctccctcctctctctctgccccctctctctcccctctctctccctcctctctctctgccccctcgctctcctctctctctccctcctctctctctgccccctcccccctctcctctctctctccctcctctctctctgccccctctctctccccctctctctccctcctctctctcttccccctctctctccctcctctctctctgccccctctctctctctctctctctccctcctctctctctgaccctctctctctccctcctctctctcttccccactctctctctgccccctctctctctgccccctctctctcctctctctctctccctcctctctctctctctgccccctctctctccctcctctctctctgccccctctctctccctcctctctctctgccccctctctctcccctctctctccctcctctctctctgccccctctctctcctctctctctccccctcctctctctctgccccctctctctccctcctctctctctgccccctctctctccctcctctctctcttccccctctctctccccctctctctctctctctccctcctctctctccgccactctctctccccctctctctccctcctctctctcttccccctctctctccctcctctctctctgcacccctctctctcctctctctctccc containing:
- the LOC124033096 gene encoding complexin-3-like, whose product is MAFMVKQMVGGHVKNLTGGLTEEKPEGEKSEAAAAGMTQEEFEQYQQQLEEEKQERDASFAQKKAERATVRSHFRDKYRLPKNELDDTQIQQAGDDVELPTELAKMIADDNKEEASKTSVLGQLTNIQNVDMDQLKDKAQATLEDLKQSAEKCNLM